The Streptomyces sp. NBC_00162 genome window below encodes:
- a CDS encoding 3-hydroxybutyryl-CoA dehydrogenase, with the protein MSSERHEVTDLSTLPTDITRVGVVGCGQMGAGIAEVCARSGLEVKVAETTGEALEIGRTRLHNSLMKAAERGKISEEERDATLARLTFTTDLGEFADRDLVIEAVVENEQVKTEIFQVLDQVITRPDAILASNTSSIPLVKLAVATSRPDQVIGIHFFNPAPVQQLVELIPALTTGEETVKRAEALVRDVLGKHAIRAQDRSGFVVNALLIPYLLSAIRMFESGIASREDIDNGMELGCAHPMGPLKLADLIGLDTVASVADSMYAEFKEPLYAAPPLLQRMVDAGRLGRKTGSGFYPYG; encoded by the coding sequence ATGAGCAGCGAAAGGCACGAAGTGACGGACCTCTCTACCCTCCCGACCGACATCACCCGCGTCGGCGTAGTGGGCTGCGGCCAGATGGGCGCGGGCATCGCCGAGGTGTGTGCCCGCAGCGGTCTTGAGGTGAAGGTCGCCGAGACCACGGGCGAGGCCCTGGAGATCGGGCGCACCCGGCTGCACAACTCCCTGATGAAGGCCGCCGAACGCGGCAAGATCAGCGAGGAGGAGCGGGACGCCACCCTGGCCCGCCTCACCTTCACCACCGACCTCGGCGAGTTCGCCGACCGCGACCTGGTGATCGAGGCCGTCGTCGAGAACGAGCAGGTCAAGACGGAGATCTTCCAGGTCCTCGACCAGGTGATCACCCGCCCGGACGCGATCCTGGCCTCCAACACCTCCTCGATTCCGCTGGTCAAGCTGGCCGTCGCGACCTCGCGCCCCGACCAGGTCATCGGCATCCACTTCTTCAACCCGGCCCCGGTGCAGCAGCTCGTCGAGCTGATCCCGGCGCTGACCACGGGCGAGGAGACGGTGAAGCGCGCCGAGGCCCTGGTGCGGGACGTGCTGGGCAAGCACGCGATCCGCGCCCAGGACCGGTCCGGCTTCGTGGTCAACGCGCTCCTCATCCCGTACCTGCTGTCCGCGATCCGGATGTTCGAGTCCGGCATCGCGAGCCGCGAGGACATCGACAACGGCATGGAGCTGGGCTGCGCCCACCCGATGGGCCCGCTGAAGCTGGCGGACCTGATCGGCCTGGACACCGTGGCCTCGGTGGCCGACTCCATGTACGCCGAGTTCAAGGAGCCGCTGTACGCCGCTCCCCCGCTGCTCCAGCGGATGGTCGACGCGGGCCGCCTGGGCCGCAAGACCGGCTCGGGCTTCTACCCGTACGGCTGA
- a CDS encoding glycoside hydrolase family 10 protein produces the protein MAYIGRRGLLAGAAWALAAATGGRAASARAAASPPSRHAATTEFRGMWIASVSNVDWPSESGLPAAEQRKELIGLLDTAVRRRLNAVILQVRPAADALWPSRLEPWSQWLTGEQGVDPGWDPLGTAVTEAHARGLELHAWFNPYRVANHTDPDRLAPEHPARRNPDWTVEYGGKIFYNPGLPEVRLFVQEAMLDAVSRYPVDGVHWDDYFYPYPVEGEEFDDDAAYEEYGADFPSRSDWRRHNTDTLVREMSARLREVRPAARFGVSPFAVWRNSDRDPLGSPTRAGLGTYDDLYADTRKWVKEGWIDYIVPQAYWHIGHPTADYADVVPWWARTVAGTGVQLYVGEALYRCDADSPTPAWRDPGELSRHVTFARKYPEVRGHAWFSAKHVAADPNGAMARVVADHYGSAAAPR, from the coding sequence ATGGCGTACATCGGACGTCGGGGACTGCTGGCGGGGGCCGCGTGGGCGCTGGCGGCGGCCACGGGTGGCCGGGCTGCTTCGGCGCGGGCGGCGGCCTCCCCGCCCTCCCGCCATGCCGCGACCACGGAGTTCCGGGGCATGTGGATCGCCTCGGTGTCGAACGTGGACTGGCCCTCCGAGAGCGGGCTTCCGGCCGCGGAGCAGCGCAAGGAGCTGATCGGCCTCCTCGACACCGCGGTGCGGCGCCGTCTGAACGCGGTGATCCTCCAGGTCCGGCCGGCGGCCGACGCGCTGTGGCCCTCGCGGCTGGAACCCTGGTCGCAGTGGCTGACGGGGGAGCAGGGGGTGGATCCGGGCTGGGACCCGCTGGGTACGGCCGTCACCGAAGCGCACGCCCGCGGCCTGGAACTGCACGCCTGGTTCAACCCGTACCGCGTGGCCAACCACACCGACCCGGACCGGCTGGCCCCCGAGCACCCGGCCCGGCGCAACCCCGACTGGACCGTGGAGTACGGCGGCAAGATCTTCTACAACCCCGGCCTGCCCGAGGTGCGGCTCTTCGTCCAGGAGGCCATGCTCGACGCGGTCTCCCGCTACCCGGTGGACGGGGTGCACTGGGACGACTACTTCTACCCCTACCCGGTGGAGGGGGAGGAGTTCGACGACGACGCGGCCTACGAGGAGTACGGGGCGGACTTCCCCTCCCGGTCCGACTGGCGCCGCCACAACACCGACACCCTGGTCCGCGAGATGTCCGCGCGGCTGCGGGAGGTCCGGCCCGCTGCCCGGTTCGGCGTCAGCCCGTTCGCGGTGTGGCGCAACTCCGACCGGGACCCGCTCGGTTCACCCACGCGGGCGGGCCTGGGAACGTACGACGACCTGTATGCGGACACCCGCAAGTGGGTCAAGGAGGGCTGGATCGACTACATCGTGCCGCAGGCCTACTGGCACATCGGGCACCCGACCGCCGACTACGCGGACGTCGTCCCCTGGTGGGCGCGGACGGTGGCGGGCACGGGCGTGCAGCTGTACGTGGGGGAGGCGCTGTACCGCTGCGACGCGGACAGCCCCACCCCGGCCTGGCGCGATCCGGGGGAGCTGTCCCGCCACGTCACCTTCGCGAGGAAGTATCCGGAGGTCCGCGGCCACGCCTGGTTCTCGGCGAAGCACGTGGCCGCGGACCCCAATGGAGCGATGGCGCGGGTGGTCGCCGACCACTACGGATCGGCGGCGGCGCCGCGCTGA
- a CDS encoding DUF1918 domain-containing protein, producing the protein MRATEGDQLVQHGRIVGQHDKVGEITQVLGENGTPPYRVRFQDGHEALMAPGPDCTVRHPGESEH; encoded by the coding sequence ATGCGCGCGACCGAGGGCGACCAGCTGGTGCAGCACGGCAGGATCGTCGGACAGCACGACAAGGTGGGCGAGATCACCCAGGTGCTGGGCGAGAACGGAACCCCCCCGTACCGGGTCCGCTTCCAGGACGGTCACGAGGCCCTGATGGCCCCCGGACCCGACTGCACGGTCCGCCACCCAGGAGAGTCCGAGCACTGA
- a CDS encoding DMT family transporter, with protein sequence MTAQNSATLPTTVAVEDFATPTRTRGTLLASLGVVAFSLTFPATAWGLESFGPWSLVALRSVLAAVIAGGFLLALRVPLPAREHWAGLAVVAAGVVVGFPLLTTLALTTSTTSHAAVVVGLLPLTTAALSAVRTGARPSRRFWRAALAGAAVVLAFTATQSGGSLSAGDAYLFGALLVCAAGYTEGGRLARTLPGWQVIGWALVLCLPLTLAGSALGLAYEPVHLTGHGLAGLIWAAAGSTFLGLYVWYRGMAEIGAPRASQLQLAQPLLTLVWSVALLGEHLSPAAPVAACAVLVCIAVTQRVK encoded by the coding sequence ATGACAGCACAGAATAGCGCTACTCTGCCGACCACGGTAGCGGTTGAGGACTTCGCGACCCCGACTCGCACCCGGGGCACCCTCCTCGCCTCACTCGGCGTCGTCGCGTTTTCCCTGACCTTCCCCGCCACCGCATGGGGCCTGGAGAGCTTCGGCCCCTGGTCGCTCGTCGCGCTGCGCAGCGTCCTCGCGGCCGTCATCGCCGGCGGCTTCCTGCTGGCCCTGCGGGTCCCGCTGCCCGCCCGTGAGCACTGGGCGGGGCTGGCCGTCGTGGCCGCCGGGGTGGTCGTGGGATTCCCGCTGCTCACCACTCTCGCGCTGACCACCTCCACGACCTCGCACGCCGCCGTGGTGGTCGGGCTGCTCCCGCTGACGACGGCCGCGCTCTCCGCGGTGCGCACCGGGGCCCGGCCCTCGCGCCGGTTCTGGCGCGCCGCCCTGGCCGGGGCCGCCGTGGTCCTCGCCTTCACCGCGACCCAGAGCGGCGGCTCGCTCTCGGCCGGCGACGCCTACCTGTTCGGCGCCCTGCTGGTGTGCGCCGCCGGATACACCGAGGGCGGCCGGCTCGCCCGTACGCTGCCCGGCTGGCAGGTGATCGGCTGGGCTCTGGTGCTGTGCCTGCCGCTCACCCTGGCCGGCTCCGCGCTGGGGCTCGCGTACGAGCCGGTCCACCTCACCGGGCACGGGCTGGCCGGCCTGATCTGGGCGGCGGCCGGTTCCACCTTCCTCGGCCTGTACGTCTGGTACCGCGGCATGGCCGAGATCGGCGCACCCCGGGCCAGCCAGCTCCAGCTCGCCCAGCCCCTGCTGACCCTGGTCTGGTCGGTGGCGCTGCTCGGCGAGCACCTGTCCCCCGCCGCCCCGGTGGCCGCCTGCGCGGTCCTCGTCTGCATTGCCGTCACCCAACGGGTCAAATAG